One segment of Comamonas thiooxydans DNA contains the following:
- a CDS encoding DUF4224 domain-containing protein, with protein MSTFLTPDEIRELTGIARGKAGKTREMLQAAALRTMKIPFYLNAVGRPIVTRHSIEGQAIPEVSTATWEPAFSHG; from the coding sequence ATGAGCACGTTCTTAACTCCAGATGAAATCAGGGAACTCACCGGCATCGCGCGCGGCAAGGCGGGGAAGACCCGCGAAATGCTTCAGGCAGCCGCCCTGCGCACCATGAAGATTCCGTTTTATCTCAACGCTGTGGGTCGGCCTATCGTTACCCGTCACTCTATTGAAGGCCAGGCCATTCCAGAGGTCAGCACCGCAACATGGGAGCCAGCGTTTAGCCATGGTTAA
- a CDS encoding class I SAM-dependent methyltransferase, with protein MNMTPCVLDACCGSRMMWFDKTDSRAVFVDQRSETIIVTDNSRGNASGQRVLRIEPDCLMDFRALTFPDSAFKLVAFDPPHLIHAGPKSWLGAKYGKLGPDWREDLRQGFAECFRVLEPGGTLVFKWNETQVKVKEVLALTSEKPLFGQVSGRSGMTHWLVFMKAAA; from the coding sequence ATGAACATGACGCCCTGCGTCCTCGATGCCTGCTGCGGCAGCCGAATGATGTGGTTCGACAAGACCGACTCGCGCGCGGTATTTGTTGACCAGCGCAGCGAAACCATCATCGTGACGGACAACTCGCGGGGAAATGCATCTGGCCAGCGTGTTCTGCGAATTGAGCCCGACTGTCTGATGGACTTCCGCGCGCTGACCTTCCCTGATAGCGCCTTCAAGCTGGTGGCGTTTGATCCACCTCACCTTATTCATGCCGGACCGAAATCATGGCTTGGAGCCAAGTACGGAAAGCTGGGGCCCGACTGGCGCGAAGACCTGCGCCAAGGCTTTGCCGAGTGCTTCCGCGTGCTGGAGCCAGGTGGAACCTTGGTGTTCAAGTGGAACGAAACGCAGGTGAAAGTGAAAGAAGTCCTAGCCCTGACATCTGAAAAGCCTTTGTTCGGCCAAGTCAGTGGCCGCTCGGGAATGACTCACTGGCTCGTATTCATGAAGGCGGCAGCCTAG
- a CDS encoding DNA cytosine methyltransferase — MRAIDLFAGAGGFSTGAAMAGLEVVWAANHWPLAVRYHAVNHPAADHLCQDLHQADWSEVPATEIMLAAPCCQGHSKARGKARGNPQHDASRSTAWAVVSAAEYLRPQGIVVENVPEFLQWELFPAWELAMQKLGYTLSPHIVDAADHGVPQHRVRMFIVATKSRAPLVLDLQKRAHVPASAFLDFDSGHWSQIDKPRRSCATLARVAAGRAAHGDRFLAPYYGSGSGTTGRSLHRPIGTVTTKARWALIDGSRMRMLTVPESCAAMGFPKDYQLPPQTHQAIHMLGNAVCPPVARDVIRALTQQI, encoded by the coding sequence ATGCGAGCAATTGACCTATTCGCCGGCGCAGGCGGATTCAGCACCGGCGCGGCCATGGCCGGCCTGGAAGTAGTCTGGGCGGCCAACCACTGGCCGCTTGCAGTGAGGTACCACGCGGTAAACCATCCAGCCGCAGATCATCTCTGCCAGGATCTGCACCAGGCCGACTGGAGCGAAGTCCCCGCCACAGAAATAATGCTGGCTGCACCCTGCTGCCAGGGCCACAGCAAGGCACGCGGAAAGGCAAGGGGCAATCCCCAGCACGATGCAAGCCGCAGCACCGCCTGGGCAGTTGTCAGCGCCGCCGAATACCTCCGGCCACAGGGCATCGTGGTTGAGAACGTGCCCGAGTTCCTGCAGTGGGAGCTGTTTCCAGCTTGGGAACTCGCAATGCAGAAGCTGGGCTACACGCTGTCCCCTCACATCGTGGATGCAGCAGACCACGGCGTACCACAGCACCGCGTGCGCATGTTCATCGTTGCCACCAAAAGCCGCGCACCACTGGTACTGGATCTGCAGAAGCGCGCCCACGTACCAGCCAGCGCCTTTCTCGACTTTGACTCAGGACACTGGAGCCAGATCGACAAGCCCCGCCGCTCTTGCGCGACCCTGGCACGCGTTGCTGCCGGCCGCGCCGCCCACGGCGACCGCTTTCTGGCGCCCTACTACGGCAGCGGCTCTGGCACCACTGGTCGAAGCCTGCACCGCCCAATCGGCACGGTGACGACAAAGGCGCGCTGGGCTCTGATTGACGGCAGCCGCATGCGCATGCTGACAGTGCCGGAAAGCTGCGCGGCGATGGGGTTCCCGAAAGACTACCAGTTGCCCCCGCAGACGCACCAAGCAATCCACATGCTCGGCAACGCCGTATGTCCGCCTGTTGCGCGCGATGTGATCCGCGCCCTCACTCAACAAATCTAA
- the infA gene encoding translation initiation factor IF-1, translating into MAKEELIEMSGRVDEVLPDARFRVTLENGHQLIAYSGGKMRKHRIRVLAGDKVTVEMSPYDLNKGRVTFRHLPPRTGAATGAKPAFKRRR; encoded by the coding sequence TTGGCTAAAGAAGAACTAATCGAGATGTCGGGCCGAGTTGACGAGGTACTGCCAGATGCGCGATTTCGCGTGACTCTGGAAAACGGCCATCAGCTCATTGCTTACAGCGGCGGAAAGATGCGCAAGCACCGTATTCGCGTTCTGGCAGGCGACAAAGTGACCGTTGAAATGTCGCCCTACGACCTGAACAAAGGGCGCGTGACCTTTCGCCATCTTCCTCCTCGTACTGGTGCTGCTACTGGGGCCAAACCTGCCTTCAAGCGCCGCCGCTGA
- a CDS encoding RNA-binding protein, producing MQSNLYVTNLGYSIDSEALRTHFGSCGDVVAADVIIDRDTGRSRGFGFVEMGTQEQAQKAIETLNDQPLGGRALGVALARPRK from the coding sequence ATGCAATCCAATCTCTACGTTACCAATCTCGGCTATTCCATCGACAGCGAAGCCCTGCGCACACATTTCGGCAGCTGCGGTGATGTGGTCGCTGCAGACGTCATCATTGATCGTGACACTGGCCGTTCGCGCGGTTTCGGCTTCGTTGAAATGGGCACTCAAGAGCAGGCCCAGAAAGCGATCGAAACACTGAATGACCAGCCGCTTGGCGGTCGCGCACTGGGAGTGGCCTTGGCCCGTCCACGCAAATAA
- a CDS encoding recombination-associated protein RdgC, which translates to MFKSMIIYRIAKSWQGDLQALEDALQKTVFEECGATQERSVGWVPPRGEAHGPLVESVAGQWVMRFMTEAKVLPASVLNRKVNEKAEHIEKTEGRKPGKKEKRDLKDEAKLDLLPMAFTKQGSMWVWIDPQARTLVLDTSAQGRADEVVTLLVEGLPGFALALLDTQTSPQAAMAHWLMTQEPPAGFSADRETELKACDESKAIVRYARHPLDIDEVRKHIEQGKLPTKLAMTWDDRVSFVLTEGLQIKNIALLDAVMDGNSKDDSGFDTDVAIATGELSRLIPDLIEALGGEGRTRLGDLPASLQNAPAAETLPASTARTAPAPHCEAAGDGPDPLYAEAVELVRKDRKPSISYVQRKLLIGYNRAAALLERMQAEGLVSRMDGSGKRTLLTPPA; encoded by the coding sequence ATGTTCAAGAGCATGATCATTTACCGCATTGCCAAGAGCTGGCAAGGCGATCTGCAGGCGCTGGAGGATGCCCTGCAAAAGACAGTCTTTGAGGAGTGCGGCGCCACACAGGAGCGTTCCGTGGGCTGGGTTCCGCCGCGTGGCGAGGCTCATGGCCCGCTGGTCGAATCCGTGGCCGGCCAATGGGTGATGCGCTTCATGACCGAGGCCAAGGTGCTGCCGGCCAGCGTACTCAATCGCAAGGTCAACGAGAAGGCCGAGCACATCGAAAAGACCGAAGGCCGCAAGCCCGGCAAGAAGGAAAAGCGCGACCTCAAGGACGAGGCCAAGCTGGACCTGCTACCCATGGCCTTCACCAAGCAAGGCAGCATGTGGGTCTGGATTGACCCCCAGGCGCGCACGCTGGTGCTCGATACCAGTGCGCAAGGTCGTGCCGACGAGGTGGTAACGCTGCTGGTCGAAGGCCTGCCCGGCTTTGCCCTGGCCCTGCTGGACACCCAGACCAGCCCGCAGGCCGCCATGGCGCATTGGCTGATGACACAGGAGCCGCCCGCCGGCTTCAGCGCTGACCGCGAGACAGAACTGAAAGCATGCGACGAGTCCAAGGCCATCGTGCGCTACGCCCGCCACCCGCTGGATATTGATGAGGTCCGCAAGCACATCGAGCAAGGCAAGCTGCCCACCAAGCTGGCGATGACCTGGGACGACCGTGTGAGCTTTGTCCTGACAGAAGGCCTGCAGATCAAGAACATCGCGCTGCTGGATGCAGTCATGGACGGCAACAGCAAGGACGACAGCGGCTTCGACACCGATGTGGCCATTGCCACCGGCGAGCTGTCGCGCCTGATTCCGGATCTGATCGAAGCACTGGGCGGCGAAGGCCGCACCCGCCTGGGCGACCTGCCCGCATCGCTTCAGAACGCGCCTGCTGCGGAAACTCTGCCAGCAAGCACTGCCAGGACCGCGCCCGCCCCGCACTGCGAAGCTGCTGGCGACGGTCCGGACCCGCTCTATGCCGAGGCCGTTGAACTGGTGCGCAAGGACCGGAAGCCAAGCATCTCCTATGTGCAGCGCAAGCTGTTGATTGGCTACAACCGGGCCGCCGCCTTGCTGGAGCGCATGCAGGCCGAGGGACTGGTGTCGCGCATGGATGGCAGCGGCAAGCGCACGCTTTTGACGCCGCCCGCCTAG
- a CDS encoding RNA-binding protein, with the protein MQSNLYVSNLGYGIDRETLKSHFSSCGDVISSEVIMDRNTGQSRGFGFVEMGTAAQAKIAIDSLNDQSLGGRVISVSLANTRK; encoded by the coding sequence ATGCAAAGCAATCTCTACGTCTCCAATCTTGGCTATGGCATCGATCGCGAAACACTAAAATCACATTTTTCAAGCTGTGGGGATGTTATTTCCTCTGAAGTCATAATGGATCGAAATACAGGTCAATCGCGCGGCTTCGGCTTTGTTGAAATGGGCACTGCTGCCCAAGCAAAAATAGCGATCGACTCCCTGAATGATCAGTCATTGGGTGGTCGAGTTATCTCTGTATCTCTAGCCAACACACGCAAGTAA
- a CDS encoding VWA domain-containing protein → MNAAQAIINKLSEYDFVIAIDTSGSMGEPVKRGSSVTRWQAVQESAMAMIRDAQQIDQDGLGLVLFGSKVESFDGVTADKAREVFSSHGPRGTTPLAEALDAAFALAGKSDKKDMIIVFTDGVPDDKAAAAQRILQQANSQANDDDCTVLFIQVGDDAAATAYLKSLDDDLKGAKFDIVDVKTVAEADAFASTAELVAAAIED, encoded by the coding sequence ATGAACGCAGCTCAAGCAATCATCAACAAGCTCTCCGAATATGACTTCGTGATCGCTATCGACACTTCCGGCTCCATGGGCGAGCCCGTCAAGCGCGGCTCCAGCGTCACACGTTGGCAAGCCGTACAGGAATCGGCAATGGCCATGATCCGCGATGCCCAGCAAATCGATCAAGACGGCCTGGGCCTGGTTCTGTTCGGCAGCAAGGTTGAATCCTTCGACGGCGTGACCGCTGATAAGGCTCGTGAAGTGTTCTCCTCTCACGGTCCGCGCGGCACCACCCCTCTGGCTGAAGCCCTGGATGCGGCGTTTGCGCTGGCTGGTAAGTCCGACAAGAAGGACATGATCATTGTCTTCACCGACGGCGTGCCCGACGACAAGGCTGCAGCGGCCCAACGCATCCTCCAGCAGGCAAACAGCCAAGCCAATGACGACGACTGCACCGTGCTGTTCATCCAGGTGGGCGACGATGCGGCCGCGACGGCCTATCTGAAGTCGCTGGACGACGACCTGAAGGGCGCCAAGTTCGACATCGTGGATGTCAAGACCGTGGCCGAAGCTGATGCGTTCGCCTCCACGGCCGAGCTGGTGGCCGCCGCCATCGAAGACTGA